One Kribbella sp. NBC_00662 genomic region harbors:
- a CDS encoding DinB family protein, which yields MKTELQNYLQETRALMLAKLEGLSEYDRRRPVVPSGTNLLGLVKHLVGIEYVYLGTSVGRPPTEQLPWEADGSVWEGADMWAKPTESTEYLTGLYREACAHSDRSIADLDLDHPAEVPHWLEGNRSTTFGALLVRVVDETAHHAGHADIIRELIDGQGGKDAGLLDETAWTDYYTTIQRAAEKFLDG from the coding sequence GTGAAGACCGAGCTGCAGAACTACCTCCAGGAGACCCGGGCGTTGATGCTCGCGAAGCTCGAGGGGCTGAGCGAGTACGACCGCCGCCGTCCGGTGGTGCCGTCGGGCACCAATCTGCTCGGGTTGGTGAAGCACCTGGTCGGGATCGAGTACGTCTACCTCGGCACCAGCGTCGGCCGTCCGCCGACTGAACAGCTGCCCTGGGAGGCGGACGGTTCGGTCTGGGAAGGTGCCGACATGTGGGCCAAGCCGACCGAGTCGACGGAGTACCTGACCGGCCTCTACCGCGAGGCCTGCGCACACAGCGATCGGTCGATCGCCGACCTCGACCTGGACCACCCCGCCGAGGTCCCGCACTGGCTGGAGGGCAACCGCAGTACGACCTTCGGCGCCCTACTCGTCCGCGTCGTCGACGAGACCGCCCACCACGCCGGCCACGCAGACATCATCCGCGAACTGATCGACGGCCAGGGCGGCAAGGACGCCGGCCTGCTCGACGAAACCGCCTGGACGGACTACTACACGACGATCCAACGCGCGGCGGAGAAGTTCCTGGATGGATGA